The Peromyscus eremicus chromosome 11, PerEre_H2_v1, whole genome shotgun sequence genome includes a window with the following:
- the Marveld2 gene encoding MARVEL domain-containing protein 2, which produces MSSSDGRSRIRDRGYSEVPGDMPRPDGTIRTLQSLHSSELAVSADPLPPPPLPLQPPFGPSFYSSDTEEPAIAPDLKPVRRFVPDSWKNFFRGKKRDPEWDKPVTDIRYISDGVECSPPASPARPNHLPPSSSSYKGPSGGSEGTFNSQQEADAMFAQDPCASLDRRTQTARTYSEKVEEYNLRYAYMKSWAGLLRILGVAELLLGAGVFACVTAYIHKDNEWYNLFGYSQPYGAGGLGSLGSTYGGYYYSGPKTPFVLVVAGLAWIATIIVLVLGMSMYYRTILLDSNWWPLTEFGVNVALFILYMAAAIVYVNDTNRGGLCYYPLFNTPMNAVFCRVEGGQIAAMIFLFVTMIVYLISALVCLKLWRHEAARRHREYVEHMEQQQEVNDPSLSSKRRMCEVATSDRQRDQEANFKELRTTKMTPELLSGHIPPGYIPKPIVMPDYVAKYPVIRTDDDRERYKAVFQDQFSEYKELSAEVQAILRKFNELDAVMSKLPRHSENHQEHERISRIHEEFRKKKNDPSFLEKKERCDYLKNKLSHIKQRIQEYDKVMNWDTQGYS; this is translated from the exons ATGTCGTCAAGTGATGGAAGGTCCAGGATTCGGGACAGGGGCTATAGTGAGGTTCCAGGGGACATGCCTCGTCCAGATGGTACCATAAGAACCCTCCAGTCCCTGCACAGCAGTGAGCTGGCCGTGAGCGCGGATCCTCTGCCGCCTCCCCCTCTCCCATTACAGCCACCATTCGGCCCGAGCTTCTACTCAAGTGACACAGAGGAACCAGCCATAGCCCCAGACCTCAAGCCGGTCCGGCGCTTTGTCCCCGACTCCTGGAAGAACTTcttcagagggaagaaaagggaccCGGAATGGGATAAACCGGTGACTGATATCAGATACATCTCCGATGGTGTGGAGTGTTCACCTCCGGCCTCTCCAGCGAGACCAAACCACCTCCCACCCAGCAGCTCTTCTTACAAAGGCCCCTCCGGAGGGTCAGAAGGCACCTTTAACTCCCAGCAAGAGGCGGATGCCATGTTTGCCCAGGACCCCTGTGCATCCCTAGACCGGCGCACGCAGACGGCGCGCACCTACAGCGAGAAGGTGGAGGAGTACAACCTGCGGTACGCCTACATGAAGTCCTGGGCAGGCCTGCTGAGAATCCTGGGTGTGGCAGAGCTGCTTCTGGGGGCTGGCGTCTTCGCCTGTGTCACAGCTTACATCCACAAGGACAACGAGTGGTACAACCTGTTTGGATATTCACAGCCCTACGGCGCGGGAGGTCTCGGCAGCCTGGGCAGCACATACGGGGGTTATTACTACAGCGGCCCCAAGACCCCTTTTGTACTCGTGGTGGCCGGATTGGCTTGGATCGCCACTATTATTGTTCTGGTGCTTGGCATGTCCATGTATTACCGCACCATTCTTTTGGACTCCAACTGGTGGCCCCTGACGGAGTTTGGAGTTAACGTTGCCCTGTTTATCCTGTACATGGCTGCGGCCATCGTCTATGTGAACGATACCAACCGAGGCGGACTCTGCTACTATCCATTATTTAACACGCCCATGAATGCCGTGTTCTGCCGGGTAGAAGGAGGTCAGATAGCGGCGATGATCTTTCTGTTTGTCACCATGATAGTTTACCTCATCAGCGCCCTGGTCTGTCTGAAGCTATGGAGGCATGAGGCTGCACGGAGACACAGGGAGTACGTGGAGCACatggagcagcagcaggag GTAAATGACCCATCGTTGTCATCAAAAAGGAGAATG TGTGAAGTGGCCACCagtgacagacagagagaccaagaagCTAATTTCAAAGAGTTGAGGACAACAAAAATGACCCCTGAACTCCTGAGTGGACACATCCCTCCAGGCTACATTCCCAAGCCCATCGTGATGCCTGACTACGTGGC AAAATATCCTGTGATTCGGACGGATGACGATCGAGAACGCTATAAAGCTGTGTTCCAGGACCAGTTCTCAGAGTACAAAGAGCTGTCCGCGGAAGTGCAGGCCATCCTGAGGAAGTTCAATGAGCTGGACGCGGTGATGAGCAAGCTGCCACGTCATTCTGAAAACCACCAG gaACACGAGAGAATTTCAAGAATCCATGAAGagtttaggaaaaaaaagaac GATCCTTCATTTCTGGAAAAAAAGGAGCGTTGTGATTACCTCAAGAACAAACTTTCTCACATAAAGCAGAGAATCCAAGAATATGATAAAGTAATGAACTGGGATACGCAAGGTTATTCTTAG